The genomic region GTCGCGCTGACGATGCGGCGGTGGAGGATGGTGCCCATCTTTGGCGCGTCTTCGGGCTTGATCGCGTCGGAGTTGTTCCAGAAGTCGATGCCGTTGACGTTCTCGTAGTTGAGCCAGAACCCGACGTGATGCGGATGGTCGACCCGCTCGCCCGGACGCGGATCCAGGGGCCAGCCGCGCGTGACGAGCGTGCCGTGCGCGTCGCGAATCGGGTAGAGGACCGGCTTCTTGACGGTGTCGGGCCAGATGTACGACGTGAACGGTTTGCCGTCGACGGTGACGTCGACACGCCGCGCCGCCTCGTCGACCTTGACGTTCACTCCAGGGATGCCGGTCACACCGGCGGTGCTGCGCTCCGCGGCCAGCGGAAGGACCAGCCCGACGGCGGACACCAGGAGGACGAAGAGGGGACGCATGGCGACAGCTCCTTGTGGGCGGCCGGACGAAAGCGGTAAAGTCTGTCCCACATGACTGCCAAATTCAAGCTCGCCACCATGACGTTTGTTGCCGCCGCAGCGGCCGCAACGCAGACGGTCGCGACGGCGCAGACCAGGAAGGATCCCACCGCCGCGACCGTCGCAGCCGACCAAGCCGGTGGCTGGACGCCGCTCTTCGACGGCAAGGACTTGAAGGGCTGGCGCGGCTACAACAAACCGGACGCGTCGGAAACGCGGTGGCGCGTCGAAGACGGTCTGCTGACGCTGCCATCCAACGGCGCCGGCGACACCCACGGCCAGCGCGATCTGATCACCGACGCGACCTACGACCAGTTCGACCTGCGGTGGGAATGGAAGATCTCGCTGGGGGGCAACAGCGGCGTCAAGTACTTCGTGCTGGAGGATCGCCCTGATGCGATCGGCCACGAGTACCAGATGATCGACGACGAGCGGCATCCCGACGCGAAAATCGGTCCCCACCGCCAGACGGCGGCGTTCTACGACGTGTTTCCCGCGCACGATCGCCCGATGAAACCGGCCGGCGAGTGGAACACCAGCGAGGTGATCGTCAAGGGCAAGCACGTCACGCACTTCCTCAACGGCAAGAACGTGCTCGAGTACGACCTCGATTCGCCGGCGCTGATGGCCCAGATCGAGAAGAGCAAGTTCAAGGGGATCGAGCGTTTCGGCCACCCGCAGAACGGCCACATTCTCGTCCAGGACCATGGCGATCAAGTGTGGTACCGCACGATCGAGATCAAGCGCCTGAAGTAGATCGCACCGTGCGAATCGGGATCATCGGCGCGGGCGGCATCTCGGGGACGCACGTCAGGGCGGCGCAGGGCATCGACGGCGTCGAGATCGTCGCCGTCCACGGACACAACCTGCAGAAGACGACAGCGCTGGCCGACTCGTGCGGCGCGGTCGCCTACGAGGACTTCGACGCGTTCCTCGCGCATCCGATGGACATGGTGGCGATCGGCAGTCCATCCGGGCTCCATGCCCGGCAGGCGATCGCCGCGCTCCGCCGCGGCCTGCATGCGCTCGTCGAGAAGCCGCTCGACGTCACCACCGCGAACGTCGACGCGGTGATCGTCGAGGCGGATCGCGCCGGCCGCCGGGTCGGCGTGATGTTCCAGGAACGCCTGCTGCCCGAGGTCGTGGCGCTCAAGCAGCGCCTCGATGCGGGTGAGATTGGCTCGCCGCTCTTCATTTCGGGACAGATGCACTGGTACCGGCCGCCTGAGTACTACGCCTCGTCGAAGTGGCGCGGCACGCCTGGGCTCGACGGCGGCGGCGCTGTCATCAACCAGGGCATCCACACCCTCGACCTGATGCTGCATCTCCTCGGCGACGCGCGGCGGGTCAGCGCCCGCACGGCAACCCGGCTCCACGACATCAAGGTCGAAGACACGGCCGCGGCGCTGATCGAATTCGAGAACCGCGCCTTCGGGCTCTTCGAAGCCACGACCGCCGCGGCGCCGGGGTTCGCGCGCCGGATCGAGATCGCCGGCAGCCAGGGACGGCTCGTCTACGAGGATCCGCCGCGTCCGGCGACGGTCGCCGACGCCACGCCGCATCGCCGCGTGTTCGAGGACTTCATCGAAGCGGTCCGGACCGGCCGCCGGCCCGCCTGCGACGCGGTGGAAGGGCGCCGCAGCGTGGCGCTCATCGAGGCCCTCTACAGGTCCGCCACGTCTGGAGGATTCGAGACGCCATGACCATGAAGCGAATCGCCGCCGCCGCGCTGCTGATGCTGGCCGGCGCCGGCCTGCAGGCGCTCGCGTCCGCGCGCACCGCGCCCGGCGGCTACATCATCGAGCGCGATGCCGACATCGCCAGGGACGAGCCCGGCACCCACAACGGCGGCGGCATGACGATCGGCTACTCCTTCTTCGCGAAGGTGCCGAACCTGAAGCTGGTCTTCCGCAAGCGCGCCTTCCACCCTGGATCGGGGGTCGGCCTGCACGAGCAGAAGGAAGACGAGATTTACTACGTGCTGAGCGGGAAGGGACGGATGACGCTCGACGGCAAGGACTACGACGTCACGCCAGGCACCGCCATCCTCACCAGGACTGGCAGCTCGCACAGCCTGAAGCAGGTGGGCAGCGACGATCTGGTCGTGCTGATCAACTACGAAGTCGAGCCGCAGCCGATGAAGTGAGCGCGGGACCGGCCGGTCATTTCCTGGCCGGCTCGCGGCGTGCGATCCACTTCAGGATGCGGTCGGCGGCGTCCTTCGCGGCATGCGCCGGCGAGCCCTGACCGATACCCTTGAGCTCGGATTCCTGACCGCCGGACGAGAGGCGGAAACGCAGGATCGTCTCGCCGAGCGAGGTGACCTTCTTCCCGCCGAACGGCCCGCCGCCTTCATCCTGCACTTCGCGCCCGGTCACTTCGACGAGCAGCGTCGCGTCCTCTTTGCGATCGACGAGGCTGATGCCTTTCTTCTTGCTGAGCGCATCCTTCAGCTCGCGCACCCCCTCGACCCGCCCCTGCTCCTCGGCGGATGGCGCGCCGGTCGACGTGGTGTCGGTGAAGACATAGGCACGAACCGTGGTGAGCGTGTCCTTGGCCTGCGGCGGCGCGACACTCAGAAGCGAGAGCACGAGCGGGAGGATCATCTGGTCTCTCCAGGTTACAGGCGTGGCAGTGACAGGCCCCCGTCGACGGTGATGACGCTGCCGGTGGCGTACGGCGCGTCGCCGCGCAGCAGGGCGGCGACCAGGCGCCCGACGTCGGCCGGCGTGCCCCAGCGGCGCTCCGGCACGAGCCCGTCCGCGATTCGCTGATCGTAAACCTCCCGCACGCCCGCCGTCATGTCAGTGTCGATGATGCCGGGCCTGACTTCGTAGACGGGAATGGCGTGCGGGGCCAGTCGCAGCGCAAAGAGCCGCGCCGCCATCGAGAGTCCCGCCTTGCTGATGCAGTAGTCGCCGCGGTGGGTCGAGGCCAGCTCGGCCGAGACCGACGTGATGAATACGATCGCGGCGGCGAACGCCGGATCGGACCCGCGTCGGGTCACCTGCGCGCGCGCCAGCGCCTGCGTCAGGAAATACGGCCCCTGCAGGTTGGTGCGGATCAGCTCCTCGAAGCTCTCCTCGGACGCGTCGAGGATGTCGGCGCGCACGCGCGGGGCGCGGCCGGCGTTGTTGACGATAGCGTGGAGGCCGCCGTAACGGCTGGCAATCGCCTGCGCGAAGCGCGATCGCTGGTCGGAGCTGGAGAGGTCGACCGCGTCGTAGGTGACGCGCGCCCCGCCCTCGCGCAGCGCCGCGAGCGTGCCGACGACGTCCGCCTCGGCGCGCGTGCCGCACAGTACCAGGTTCCACCCATCGTCGGCCAGCGCCCGCGCGATGCCGAGCCCGATGCCGCGGGTCCCGCCGGTGACGAGCGCGGTACGCCGTTCACTCATAAAACGTCATGTACGAGTCCTCGGCCATTCGCGTGACGAGCAGCGCCGCCTCTCGCGCGTGGTAGTCGCCCCACTGGCTCGACTCGCCGCGCGGAATGTGCGACCCGGGCGGCACGTGGTCCCAGCGGTTCGGCCAGTGATAGACGGAATGGAGCAGCAGTCCCTGGTGCGCCCGATCGAGACTGAGGTACGGGCCGCTGTCACCGAACAGCGTCGCCAGTACCTGCAGCCCGGCCTGTTCGTATCGGCTGCCGTCCTCGCCGCGCGCGGCCAGCACCCGTGACAGCCGCAGCAGTCCCTGGGCGCCGATCGCCGCGGCTGAACTGTCGACCGGTTCGTGCGCGTTGAACGGATCCGCGGGGCGATCGCGCCAGCCGGCCATAGCCGCCAGCCCCGGGGCGCCGGCGTCCCAATAGGGAATGCCGTCGGCGGCGGTGGCGCTTTCGACGTAGTGATCGCAGGTGGCGCGCGCCGCGTCGAGCAGCGTCCGCTCGATCGCCGGACGGCCGCCGAGCGGCGCCAGTTCGTCGTCACCGCGCGCGGCCAGGAACTCGAGCTCTTCGGCGAAGCCGAGCATGGCCCACGCGAGACCGCGCGTCCACGTCGAAAAGGGGGAGTAGCCCTGCTGCGTGCTGGGGCCGCGGTAGGTGCCGCTCGCGACGTTGAACAGACTCTCGTGCGCGGTCCGCCCGCGCACGTCGAAGCGATCGCGTCCGGTGCCGAAGTAGACGTTGAACGCCGCCGTCGCCCGCGCGTGCTGCACCAGGCGCTCGAGCAGGCTGATGCTCGCGTCCTGTTCGTCCATGAGCCTCTGGCCGAGCGCGTGGCCGAGGGCCAGCGCGCGCAGCGAGCGGATGGTGTCGACGAACAGCGAGTGGGCGCCGTTGAAGGAGTGGATGAACCCGCCCTCGGGGAGGCGCGTCCATCGCTTCGCCTGGACGGCGCCGCTCACCTTCAGGGCGAGCTCGTAGAAATGGATCTCCCACGGCGACGCATCGATGCGGCCGGCGCGAGCCAGCCGCCACAGCGTGCCGTAGGTGCTGACGTTGTTGAAACCGTGATCGTGGACGCCGGTGTGGGTGAGATGCGGCGCCATCCGCTCCAGCGTCCGCGATCGTCCGAGCTCCAGGAACGCGCGATCGCCGGTGGCCTCGAACTGCAGCAGCGCCGACCCGAACTGAAAGCCCTGCGTCCACTCGGTCCAGCCGCGGGCGCGATAGACGCCTTCGACGGTGAACACCGGCGCGCCGGCGTTCGGCTGCCAGGTCCGTTCGATCGCGTCGATTTTCGATCCCGACAGATCGAACAGGCGCTGGACAGCCGGAAGCAGATCCTGGGGCGTGCGGCGGCGATCGGGGCGCATGCGAAGCGTAGTGTATTTGGAAATGTGGAGATGTGGGAATGTGGAAATGTGGGGATGGGGGAAATGTGGAAATGGGGGAATGTGCGAACGCGCCTGGCGCGGATACACTGGCTGCCGCTGAACGCCATGCTTCCCGTACCGCAGCTCGCCGCCGCCGACCAGCAGCGCGTCATCGCGGTTGTCACGCGCCGGCTGGTGTCGTTCGCGTTTCTCTGCTACGTCGTCGCCTACATCGATCGCGTCAACATTGGCTTCGCGGCGGCAGCGCTGCAGCGCGACCTCCACCTGAGCGACACCGCCTACGGGATTGGCGGCGGGCTGTTCTTTCTCGGCTACTGTCTGTTCGAGATCCCGAGCAACCTGCTGCTCGATCGGGTCGGCGCGCGAAGATGGATCGCCCGCATCATGGTCGGGTGGGGCCTGGTGTCGATGGCGTCGATGTTCGTGACCGACGCGGCCTCTTTCTACGTGGCGCGCGTCGTGCTGGGGATCGCGGAGGCGGGCTTCTTTCCGGGCATGGTGCTGTATCTCACCTACTGGATTCCTGCCGCCGACCGCGCGCGGACCGGCGCGCTGTTCATGATGGCGGCGCCGATCGCGATCATCGTCGGGGCGCCGGTGTCGGAAGCGGTGCTGTCGCTCCACCAGCGCGCTGGACTGGCCGGATGGCAGTGGCTCTTCCTGCTCGAAGGCGCGCCCGCAGTGGTGCTCGGCGTGCTCGCGCTGTGGATCCTGACCGACCGTCCGGAGGACGCGGCATGGCTCGACGCGCCAGGACGGCAGTGGCTCGCCGCGACGATGGCCGCGGAGCGCGCGGCGCGGATGCGTCCGGGCCACGACGCGATCTTCGCGGCGTTCGCCTCGCCGAAGGTGTGGCGCCTCTGCGTGATCTATTTCCTCAACACACTCGTGACCTACGGCGTGTTCCTGTGGCTGCCGAAGATCCTGCGCGATCTGTCCGGCACCGGCGGCTGGCGGTTGACGGTGATCACGTCGATCCCGTTCGTCTGCGCGCTGATCGGGATGATCGTGATCGGCCGGCACTCGGACCGGACGGGCGAGCGCAAGCGCCACGTCGCCGCGTGCGCGCTGACGGCGGCCATCGGCCTGATCGTCGCCGCCGCGTTCACGCACGATCTGTCGCTGCTCGTCCTCAGCTTCGCGTTCTCGCAGGTGGGACAGCGCTCGGTAATGAGCGTGTTCTGGGCGATCCCGCCGCTCGTGCTGGGCGGTTCAGCCGCCGCCGGCGGAATCGCCCTGATCAACGCCGTCGGCAACCTGGGCGGCTTCGTCGGCCCCTCGGTCATGGGCGCGCTGCGCCAGGCGACCGGCAGCTATAGCGGTGGCCTGCTGGTGCTCGCGGTCGCCTTGATCGGGTGCGCGGGGCTGGTTGCGACGATGGAGCTGCCGGAGGAAGGGCGGTGAGGATGGGGAGATGTGGAGATGTGGAGATGTGGGAATGTGGAAATGTGGAAATGTGGAAATGTGGAGATGTGGAGATGTGGAAATGTAAATGTCGGGAAGGGGAGACTCGCGTCGGGTAGATGAGTCCCGTTCTAGATGGCTCTGGGCGTCCGAGTCGTTGATTCTCTTTTGAATTCGGTGGGCACGTTTGGTGCTGCGGAGTTCGACATGAATCAGCAGCAGCTTCGCGATCGAACGAAGGTCTTTCGCCAAGGCCATCATCCATCTGAATCACGGGCTGCGTTCCGATTGGGACGTGCGGGAAATCGCCAAGCAGCTCCTGCGTGCCGGAACGTCTGTCGCGGCGAACTATCGGGCAGTGGGTCGCGCGCGCAGCGACAAGGAGTTCTGCGCCAAGCTCGGTCTCGTCGTGGAGGAATCCGACGAATCGCAGTTGTGGCTGGAACTGCTGCCGGAGGCCGACCCGTCGATTGCCGGCACGATGCACAAGGAATTGTTAGCGGAGGCGGGTGAACTGACCGCGATTTTCACCGCCTCGCACTCCTCGGCGAAGCGGAACCTGGCAAACAGAAAGTCGGACGGCAACAAAAGGCGCGCACCCATGGGCGAGCGCTAAATCACTTCACCTCTCCACATTCCCACATTTCCACATTTCCGATCATCCAACAATCTGCGCAATCGTCGCCGGATTCGTCCTGATCGTCATCCGCTGCCGTGCCTTTGTCATGTAGGCGGCGAAGAACTTCTGTTTGCGGTCGTTGAGCAGCTCGTTGCGCACCGCATCCTGATCCTTGGCCATCTCCTGCGGGGTCGGGTCCTTGCGCTCGACCACCTTGACGACGGCGGCGCCGTTCTCGGTGACGATCGGGTCGCTGACCGAACCGGCCGGCAGCGCGAAGGCGACCTGGTCGAGCTTCGGGCTCACGCCGATGTCCGCGATCGGCGCGCCGCGCGCGATGAGATCGGTGGTCTTCACCTCGAGGCCCGCGGCCTTGGCGGCTTTGTCGAAATCACCGGCCTTCAGCGACGCGTCGACGGTGGCGGCGGTGGCGCGCGCCTTGTCGATGGCCTTCTGCTTCAGGACGTCGTCGCGCACTTTGGCTTTTACTTCTTCGAGCTTGGGGACGTAGGCGTCCTGTTTGCCGGTGACGGTGATGAAGACGTAGCCCTGCGGCGTGCGAATCGGCTCGCTGACCTCTCCCTCTTTCATCGAAAACGCGGCCTGGCTGACGGCGGGCGAGACGCCGATGCCGGCGATCGGCTCATCGGGCAGGAAGAAGCCGGTCTCGCCGTTGTGCAGGCTGCGCGCGCGCGCGACCTTCTCGATGTCCGCCGGCTTCTTGATCTCGCCGGCCACCTCGTCGGCGAGCTTCTGGGCTGCCGACTGCGCCTGTTCGTACTTGAGCTGATCCTCGATTTGGGTCCGCACGTCGCTCAGGGTCTTGGTCGTGGCCGCGCGCTTGTCGGTCACCTTGATGATGTGGTACCCGAACTGCGACTTCACCAGATCGCTGACCTGGCCGGGCTGCAGCTCGAACGCCACCTTGTCGAACTCGGCGACCATCTGGCCGCGTGGGAAGAAGTCGAGGTCGCCGCCCTTGACCGCGCTCGATTCGTCCTGCGAGTTCTTCCTGGCCAGCTCGGCGAAGTCGGCGCCCTTCTTGACTTGCGCGAGCAGGTCCTCGGCCTTCTTCTTCGCGGCCGTGTCTTCCTCGGCCGTGCCGTTGCTCTTGATCAGAATGTGGCTGGCGCGCACCTGCTCGGGCGTCGAGTACTGCTGGATGTTCTCGTTGTAGGCGCGCTCGATCTGCTGGCCGGTGACGGTCGCTTTGGCGCGGAGCGCCTCCTGGTCGATCGTGACGTAGCGGATCTTGCGCTTGTCGCCGACCCGGTACTGCTCCTTGTGATCCTCGAAGAACTTGGCGATCTCGTCGTCGCCGACGCTCAGGCCGTCGCGAAACTTGTCGGCCGGGAAGTTGACGACCGCGAGCTTGACCTTCTCGTTCCGCTTGCGGAACTCGGTCTCCACGTCTTTGTCACCAACCGCGATCCAGCCCGTGACCGCCGCCTGGAGCTTCTCGGCGACGATGCTGCGGCGCACCTCGTCTTCGAAGTCGCTCGGACGCATCGGCGGGTTCTGCATCCCGAGCAGCTGGCGGTAGCGCGTGTCGCCAATGAACTGGCCGTTCTCCTGGAAGGCCGGCAGCGAGAGGATGCGCTCGCGCACCT from Vicinamibacterales bacterium harbors:
- a CDS encoding DUF1080 domain-containing protein encodes the protein MTAKFKLATMTFVAAAAAATQTVATAQTRKDPTAATVAADQAGGWTPLFDGKDLKGWRGYNKPDASETRWRVEDGLLTLPSNGAGDTHGQRDLITDATYDQFDLRWEWKISLGGNSGVKYFVLEDRPDAIGHEYQMIDDERHPDAKIGPHRQTAAFYDVFPAHDRPMKPAGEWNTSEVIVKGKHVTHFLNGKNVLEYDLDSPALMAQIEKSKFKGIERFGHPQNGHILVQDHGDQVWYRTIEIKRLK
- a CDS encoding Gfo/Idh/MocA family oxidoreductase; amino-acid sequence: MRIGIIGAGGISGTHVRAAQGIDGVEIVAVHGHNLQKTTALADSCGAVAYEDFDAFLAHPMDMVAIGSPSGLHARQAIAALRRGLHALVEKPLDVTTANVDAVIVEADRAGRRVGVMFQERLLPEVVALKQRLDAGEIGSPLFISGQMHWYRPPEYYASSKWRGTPGLDGGGAVINQGIHTLDLMLHLLGDARRVSARTATRLHDIKVEDTAAALIEFENRAFGLFEATTAAAPGFARRIEIAGSQGRLVYEDPPRPATVADATPHRRVFEDFIEAVRTGRRPACDAVEGRRSVALIEALYRSATSGGFETP
- a CDS encoding cupin domain-containing protein; the encoded protein is MTMKRIAAAALLMLAGAGLQALASARTAPGGYIIERDADIARDEPGTHNGGGMTIGYSFFAKVPNLKLVFRKRAFHPGSGVGLHEQKEDEIYYVLSGKGRMTLDGKDYDVTPGTAILTRTGSSHSLKQVGSDDLVVLINYEVEPQPMK
- a CDS encoding 3-ketoacyl-ACP reductase encodes the protein MSERRTALVTGGTRGIGLGIARALADDGWNLVLCGTRAEADVVGTLAALREGGARVTYDAVDLSSSDQRSRFAQAIASRYGGLHAIVNNAGRAPRVRADILDASEESFEELIRTNLQGPYFLTQALARAQVTRRGSDPAFAAAIVFITSVSAELASTHRGDYCISKAGLSMAARLFALRLAPHAIPVYEVRPGIIDTDMTAGVREVYDQRIADGLVPERRWGTPADVGRLVAALLRGDAPYATGSVITVDGGLSLPRL
- a CDS encoding MFS transporter, with the translated sequence MLPVPQLAAADQQRVIAVVTRRLVSFAFLCYVVAYIDRVNIGFAAAALQRDLHLSDTAYGIGGGLFFLGYCLFEIPSNLLLDRVGARRWIARIMVGWGLVSMASMFVTDAASFYVARVVLGIAEAGFFPGMVLYLTYWIPAADRARTGALFMMAAPIAIIVGAPVSEAVLSLHQRAGLAGWQWLFLLEGAPAVVLGVLALWILTDRPEDAAWLDAPGRQWLAATMAAERAARMRPGHDAIFAAFASPKVWRLCVIYFLNTLVTYGVFLWLPKILRDLSGTGGWRLTVITSIPFVCALIGMIVIGRHSDRTGERKRHVAACALTAAIGLIVAAAFTHDLSLLVLSFAFSQVGQRSVMSVFWAIPPLVLGGSAAAGGIALINAVGNLGGFVGPSVMGALRQATGSYSGGLLVLAVALIGCAGLVATMELPEEGR
- a CDS encoding four helix bundle protein — translated: MERRSFAKAIIHLNHGLRSDWDVREIAKQLLRAGTSVAANYRAVGRARSDKEFCAKLGLVVEESDESQLWLELLPEADPSIAGTMHKELLAEAGELTAIFTASHSSAKRNLANRKSDGNKRRAPMGER
- a CDS encoding peptidylprolyl isomerase: MTMLDRMRRHRGWLKWSLAIVVVSFVLLYIPSFLGDSTQGAAGNSVVASVDGREITATQFRRVYQQQMQQYRQSYGANVDERLLKQLGIDQRIVQQMIQEEASLAEAGRLGIAASDAEVRERILSLPAFQENGQFIGDTRYRQLLGMQNPPMRPSDFEDEVRRSIVAEKLQAAVTGWIAVGDKDVETEFRKRNEKVKLAVVNFPADKFRDGLSVGDDEIAKFFEDHKEQYRVGDKRKIRYVTIDQEALRAKATVTGQQIERAYNENIQQYSTPEQVRASHILIKSNGTAEEDTAAKKKAEDLLAQVKKGADFAELARKNSQDESSAVKGGDLDFFPRGQMVAEFDKVAFELQPGQVSDLVKSQFGYHIIKVTDKRAATTKTLSDVRTQIEDQLKYEQAQSAAQKLADEVAGEIKKPADIEKVARARSLHNGETGFFLPDEPIAGIGVSPAVSQAAFSMKEGEVSEPIRTPQGYVFITVTGKQDAYVPKLEEVKAKVRDDVLKQKAIDKARATAATVDASLKAGDFDKAAKAAGLEVKTTDLIARGAPIADIGVSPKLDQVAFALPAGSVSDPIVTENGAAVVKVVERKDPTPQEMAKDQDAVRNELLNDRKQKFFAAYMTKARQRMTIRTNPATIAQIVG